One window of Camelina sativa cultivar DH55 chromosome 4, Cs, whole genome shotgun sequence genomic DNA carries:
- the LOC104780949 gene encoding UPF0183 protein At3g51130, producing the protein MKDYSKIGDKLVMQRPRRRCEGTAMGATVFDLRPGVGIGPFHIGMPICEAFAQIEQQPNIYDVVHVKYYDEDPLKMDVVISFPDHGFHLRFDPWSQRLRLVEIFDVKRLQMRYATSMIGGPSTLATFVAVYALFGPTFPGIYDKERGIYSLFYPGLSFEFPIPNQYTDCCHDGEAALPLEFPDGTTPVTCRVSIYDNSSDKKVGVGKLMDRASVPPLPSGSLYMEEVHVKLGKELYFTVGGQHMPFGASPQDVWTELGRPCGIHPKQVDQMVIHSASDPRPKTTICGDYFYNYFTRGLDILFDGETHKVKKFVLHTNYPGHADFNSYIKCNFVISVGEDAAEANRGGNKITPSTNWDQVKEILGECGPAAIQTQGSTSNPFGSTYVYGYQNVAFEVMKNGHIATITLFQS; encoded by the exons ATGAAGGATTACTCAAAGATCGGCGATAAACTAGTGATGCAAAGACCTAGACGACGATGCGAAGGAACCGCCATGGGCGCCACCGTGTTCGATCTCCGTCCCGGCGTCGGCATCGGACCTTTCCATATCG GAATGCCGATTTGTGAAGCTTTTGCTCAGATAGAGCAGCAGCCTAATATATATGACGTTGTTCATGTTAAATACTACGATGAG GATCCTTTGAAAATGGATGTTGTTATTAGCTTCCCAGATCATGGGTTTCATCTTCGATTTGATCCCTGGTCTCAG AGGTTACGCcttgttgagatatttgatgttaaGCGGCTTCAGATGCGCTACGCCACTTCTATGATTGG GGGTCCATCAACACTGGCCACTTTTGTGGCTGTTTATGCACTTTTTGGACCAACCTTTCCTGGGATTTATGATAAAGAAAGAGGGATATATTCTCTGTTCTACCCG GGGCTATCCTTCGAGTTTCCAATTCCTAACCAATACACGGACTGCTGCCATGATGGAGAAG CGGCACTACCATTAGAGTTTCCAGATGGCACCACACCAGTAACATGCCGGGTCTCTATATATGACAACTCAAGTGACAAAAAAGTTGGTGTCGGAAAGCTGATGGATAGAGCATCTGTCCCTCCTTTGCCATCTGGCAGCTTGTATATGGAAGAGGTCCATGTCAAG CTTGGCAAGGAACTATACTTTACTGTTGGAGGCCAGCATATGCCTTTTGGTGCATCACCACAG GATGTATGGACTGAACTAGGTCGACCATGTGGGATCCACCCAAAGCAG GTAGATCAAATGGTTATTCATTCCGCGTCAGATCCACGACCAAAAACAACTATATGTGGGGATTACTTTTACAACTATTTTACTCGTGGTTTGGACATCCTCTTTGACGGAGAG ACtcacaaagttaaaaagtttgTTCTTCACACCAACTATCCCGGTCATGCTGATTTCAACTCATACATAAAGTGCAATTTTGTGATTTCTG TTGGGGAGGATGCGGCAGAAGCAAACAGAGGTGGAAACAAGATCACTCCAAGCACTAATTGGGATCAGGTTAAG GAAATACTTGGGGAATGTGGCCCAGCAGCTATCCAGACGCAGGGGTCAACAAGCAACCCTTTTGGATCGACTTATGTGTATGGCTATCAGAATGTTGCTTTTGAG GTGATGAAGAATGGTCATATAGCCACTATAACTTTGTTCCAGTCATGA
- the LOC104780950 gene encoding protein CHAPERONE-LIKE PROTEIN OF POR1, chloroplastic, with amino-acid sequence MNASGLTVTPPRFHLRWRSDRFGTTQRSSQAFTVLSKLDNRNSAWRNLKSSCLALPTQRSNAMIVRAMSASFGDMADDSTGSAVFPRINVKDPYKRLGISRMASEDEIQGARNFLIQQYAGHKPSVDAIESAHDKIIMQKFHERKNPKIDISKKVRQVRQSKVVNFVFERFQTPATAILVKTAVTFAVLGVLTVLFPTEEGPTFQVALSLIATFYFIHERLKKKLWTFLYGAGAFIFSWLVGTFLMVSVIPPFIKGPRGFEVMSSLLSYVLLWVASSYLR; translated from the exons ATGAATGCTTCCGGGTTAACTGTTACTCCGCCCAGATTTCACCTTCGATGGCGTTCAGATCGTTTTGGCACAACTCAGAGAAGCTCTCAAGCTTTTACTGTTCTAAGTAAACTTGATAATCGAAACTCAGCTTGGCGTAATCTTAAaag TTCTTGTTTGGCTCTTCCTACACAACGAAGCAATGCTATGATCGTCCGTGCTATGAGTGCTTCCTTTGGTGATATGGCAGATGATTCAACTG GTTCAGCTGTCTTCCCTCGGATCAATGTCAAAGACCCTTATAAACGGCTTGGGATAAGCCGGATGGCCTCGGAGGATGAGATACAAGGGGCGAGGAACTTTCTCATTCAGCAATATGCAGGGCACAAACCCAGTGTTGATGCAATCGAATCAGCTCACGACAAGATTATCATGCAGAAGTTTCATGAGCGTAAAAACCCGAAGATTGACATATCGAAAAAGGTCCGCCAAGTGAGGCAGTCCAAAGTGGTCAACTTTGTTTTCGAAAGATTCCAAACTCCTGCCACTGCAATCCTTGTCAAAACAGCAGTCACGTTTGCAGTTCTTGGCGTTCTAACTGTTTTGTTCCCTACTGAAGAAGGACCGACCTTTCAGGTTGCGTTATCACTAATAGCTACCTTTTACTTCATCCACGAAaggctgaagaagaagctctggACTTTCCTTTACGG GGCTGGAGCTTTCATCTTCTCCTGGCTGGTTGGGACATTCTTGATGGTATCTGTGATCCCACCGTTCATCAAAGGACCAAGAGGTTTCGAGGTCATGTCTTCGCTCCTAAGCTACGTTTTGCTTTGGGTGGCTTCGAGTTACCTCCGGTAG
- the LOC104780951 gene encoding kinesin-like protein KIN-7G, which produces MGIGEDQMKGPSGREEKIFVSVRLRPLSVKERVRNDVADWECINDETVLYRSHLSISERSMYPTAYTFASMKILXCCTREVYDQGAKEVALSVVNGVHASVFAYGQTSSGKTYTMSGITDYALADIYDYIEKHKERAFILKFSAMEIYNESVRDLLSTDISPLRLLDDPEKGTVVEKLTEETVRDWNHFKELLSICIAQRQIGETALNEDSSRSHQILRLTVESTAREYLANDKFSTLTATVNFIDLAGSERASQSLSAGTRLKEGGHINRSLLTLGTVIRKLSKGKNGHIPFRDSKLTRILQTSLGGNARTSIICTLSPARIHVEQSRNTLLFASCAKEVTTNAQVNVVMSDKALVKHLQRELAKLESELSSPRQALVVSDTTALLKEKDLQIEKLHKEVFRLAQELERAYSRIEDLQQIIGEAPQKEILSTDSEQTNVVMGRQYPKLRVRSSWESLNITPESPLSARASIMMSPQSTEHGSDENVFQLSDLKLNSGASNPAQHLPFVTPGKFTKVRLNIRGAENKNEPHSRKRESADQSRVQEERFHEMDEPSEVDSEYPCTELRAIETESPCITMYPEPNMLPDRCKAVSALPICVPESKNLRSPTETEEEEDDERVKEISSVSIQSAEKSEPIRVSPHCVLSLTDESFPHQSSNLRRDPTDQDFVTPSPEKPLARNLERDSQTAGGMGLTRSRSCGASFVSSSFFSVSEIDANRPPGWYQNERAESNLKSYNNKRPPLPKHISRMSMPATWFEKEFSPTQRMPASLDGVNKRKSSPNGSQVSPSKSHVYARQTSGKTLLSQGEGEEIIPQRDKRIIHLSMEEIEQKFLALRSSKSFKDAAVDPIQDYLTMPLDWPLEFKRLEMEIIELWHACNVSLSHRSYFFLLFRGDQKDCLYMEVELRRLKYIRETFTHNSKAIENGRTLTSMSSLRALNRERYKLSQLMQKKLTKEERENVFLRWGIGLNTKHRRLQLAHRLWSESKDMDHVRESASVVGKLMGFVDMDLASKEMFGLNFSLRPRPKKSSLWKRSVLSLSNL; this is translated from the exons ATGGGTATAGGAGAAGATCAGATGAAAGGACCAAGTGGTAGGGAAGAGaagatttttgtttctgttcGTCTGAGGCCATTAAGTGTGAAAGAAAGGGTTAGGAATGATGTGGCAGACTGGGAATGCATCAATGATGAAACGGTTCTATACAGGAGCCATCTTTCTATATCCGAGCGTTCTATGTACCCCACTGCGTATACATTTG CTTCAATGAAAATTCTTNAGTGTTGTACCAGGGAGGTGTATGATCAAGGGGCGAAGGAAGTGGCTCTTTCTGTTGTTAATGGGGTTCATG CTAGTGTCTTCGCATATGGGCAAACAAGCAGTGGAAAGACATACACTATGAGTGGAATTACTGATTACGCCTTGGCcgatatatatgattacattgAGAAG CACAAGGAAAGAGCATTTATTCTGAAGTTCTCAGCCATGGAGATCTATAATGAGTCTGTAAGAGACCTCTTGAGTACAGATATTAGTCCACTCAGACTTCTAGATGATCCTGAG AAAGGGACCGTTGTTGAGAAGCTCACGGAGGAAACTGTGCGGGACTGGAATCATTTTAAGGAGCTTTTATCAATCTGTATTG CTCAACGACAAATTGGAGAGACAGCTTTAAATGAAGATAGTTCCCGCTCTCATCAGATTCTGAGATTG ACTGTTGAAAGCACAGCACGTGAATATTTGGCGAATGATAAATTTAGTACACTCACAGCAACAGTG AATTTCATTGATCTTGCTGGAAGTGAACGTGCATCTCAATCATTATCTGCTGGCACAAGGTTGAAAGAAGGTGGTCATATAAACCGAAGTTTACTAACACTAGGAACTGTCATTCGAAAGCTAAG TAAAGGAAAAAATGGGCACATTCCATTCAGAGATTCAAAGCTGACACGCATACTTCAGACTTCCTTGGGAGGAAACGCCAGAACTTCCATAATCTGCACACTGAGTCCTGCAAGAATACATGTTGAGCAATCAAGAAATACATTGTTGTTCGCAAGCTGTGCCAAGGAGGTGACAACAAATGCACAAGTCAATGTTGTCATGTCTGATAAAGCTCTGGTTAAACATTTACAGAGAGAGCTGGCTAAATTGGAGAGTGAGTTGAGCAGCCCTCGTCAAGCTCTTGTTGTGTCTGACACAACTGCATTGCTGAAGGAGAAAGACCTCCAAATCGAAAAG CTACATAAAGAGGTATTCCGACTAGCACAAGAATTAGAGCGGGCGTATTCTCGGATTGAGGATCTTCAACAGATTATTGGAGAAGCACCACAAAAAGAGATATTATCAACAGACTCAGAACAGACAAAT GTGGTTATGGGACGTCAGTACCCCAAGCTGCGGGTGCGTAGTTCATGGGAGTCTCTAAATATAACACCAGAAAGCCCTCTATCAGCGCGAGCATCCATTATGATGTCCCCACAATCAACCGAGCATGGTTCTGACGAGAATGTTTTCCAGCTTTCAGACTTAAAGTTAAATTCTGGTGCAAGTAATCCAGCCCAACACCTTCCATTTGTAACTCCTGGGAAATTCACTAAAGTTCGACTTAATATTCGTGGGGCAGAAAATAAAAACGAACCGCACAGTCGCAAGAGGGAATCTGCAGATCAGTCTCGTGTTCAGGAAGAACGATTTCATGAAATGGACGAACCAAGTGAGGTAGATTCTGAATATCCGTGCACGGAACTTCGAGCCATAGAAACAGAGAGTCCCTGTATCACCATGTATCCAGAGCCAAACATGCTTCCAGACCGATGCAAGGCTGTGAGTGCACTTCCGATATGTGTACCAGAGTCAAAGAACTTAAGATCACCAAcagaaactgaagaagaagaagatgatgaaagagTAAAGGAAATCAGTAGTGTCTCTATCCAATCAGCGGAAAAAAGTGAACCCATCAGAGTCTCTCCACACTGTGTTTTGTCACTTACTGACGAATCATTTCCTCATCAGTCTTCTAACCTCAGAAGAGACCCTACAGATCAAGATTTTGTCACTCCGTCTCCTGAAAAGCCTCTAGCTAGGAATCTTGAGAGAGATTCACAAACGGCAGGAGGCATGGGGCTTACTAGAAGCCGAAGCTGCGGAGCAAGCTTTGTATCGAGCTCGTTCTTTTCTGTGTCTGAGATAGATGCTAACAGACCACCAGGCTGGTATCAGAATGAAAGAGCTGAGAGCAACCTGAAATCGTACAACAACAAGAGGCCGCCATTGCCAAAACATATTAGCCGGATGAGCATGCCAGCAACTTGGTTCGAGAAAGAGTTCAGCCCCACACAAAGAATGCCAGCTTCTTTAGATGGTGTTAATAAGAGAAAGTCATCACCGAATGGATCACAGGTTTCTCCCTCTAAATCTCATGTGTATGCACGCCAGACAAGTGGTAAAACTTTACTCAGCCAAGGCGAAGGTGAAGAGATTATTCCTCAGAGGGACAAGCGAATCATTCATCTATCG ATGGAGGAGATAGAGCAAAAGTTCTTGGCTTTAAGATCGTCAAAGAGTTTCAAGGACGCTGCGGTTGACCCCATACAAGACTATTTAACCATGCCATTGGACTGGCCGTTGGAGTTCAAGAGACTCGAGATGGAGATAATAGAGCTATGGCATGCTTGCAACGTTTCCTTGTCACACAGAAGTtacttcttccttctcttcagaGGAGATCAGAAAGATTGCTTGTACATGGAGGTTGAACTCCGCAGGCTCAAGTACATCAGAGAAACCTTTACCCACAATAGCAAAGCCATTGAAAATGGACGCACCCTAACATCAATGTCCAG CCTGAGGGCGTTGAACAGGGAGAGGTACAAGCTGAGTCAGCTGATGCAGAAGAAACTGacgaaagaagagagagagaacgtgTTCTTGAGATGGGGCATTGGGCTGAACACAAAGCACAGGCGGCTCCAACTGGCACATCGTCTCTGGTCAGAGAGCAAAGACATGGATCATGTCCGAGAGAGTGCCTCCGTTGTGGGAAAGCTCATGGGGTTCGTGGACATGGATTTGGCGTCCAAGGAAATGTTTGGCCTCAACTTCTCACTTAGACCCCGTCCTAAGAAATCTAGCCTTTGGAAACGCAGTGTTTTGTCGCTCTCTAATTTGTAA
- the LOC104780953 gene encoding GDP-mannose 4,6 dehydratase 2, whose protein sequence is MASENNGSSSEAVTAVEMPPSQPRKVALITGITGQDGSYLTEFLLKKGYEVHGLIRRSSNFNTQRINHIYIDPHNVDKALMKLHYADLTDASSLRRWLDVIKPDEVYNLAAQSHVAVSFEIPDYTADVVATGALRLLEAVRSYTIDSGRTIKYYQAGSSEMFGSTPPPQSESTPFHPRSPYAVSKCAAHWYTVNYREAYGLFACNGILFNHESPRRGENFVTRKITRALGRIKVGLQRKLFLGNLQAARDWGFAGDYVEAMWLMLQQEKPDDYVVATEEAHTVEEFLEVSFGYLGLNWRDHVEIDQRYFRPAEVDNLKGDASKAKEVLGWTPQVGFEKLVKMMVDEDLELAKREKVLADAGYMDAQQQP, encoded by the coding sequence atgGCGTCAGAAAACAACGGATCCAGTTCCGAAGCCGTCACCGCCGTTGAAATGCCGCCTTCTCAGCCGAGGAAGGTAGCTCTGATCACCGGAATCACCGGCCAAGACGGATCGTATCTGACGGAGTTCCTTCTCAAAAAAGGCTACGAAGTCCACGGGCTGATCCGTCGATCGTCCAATTTCAACACCCAGCGGATCAACCACATCTACATCGATCCACACAATGTCGACAAAGCTCTGATGAAGCTCCACTACGCTGATCTCACCGACGCTTCGTCCCTTCGCCGTTGGCTCGATGTGATCAAGCCCGACGAGGTCTACAACCTAGCTGCTCAATCTCACGTCGCTGTCTCCTTCGAGATCCCTGATTACACAGCCGATGTAGTCGCCACCGGTGCTCTCCGTCTCCTTGAAGCCGTCAGATCTTACACCATCGACAGTGGCCGGACCATCAAGTACTACCAAGCCGGATCTTCGGAGATGTTCGGGTCAACTCCTCCTCCACAATCTGAGTCGACGCCGTTTCATCCCAGATCTCCTTACGCAGTTTCCAAATGCGCTGCTCATTGGTACACTGTGAATTACCGGGAAGCGTACGGTCTCTTCGCCTGTAACGGAATCTTGTTCAATCACGAGTCACCGCGCCGTGGTGAGAACTTCGTGACCAGGAAGATCACAAGAGCCTTGGGAAGGATCAAGGTTGGTCTGCAGAGGAAGCTCTTCCTTGGGAATTTGCAGGCGGCAAGGGACTGGGGATTCGCAGGGGACTATGTGGAGGCAATGTGGTTGATGCTGCAGCAAGAGAAGCCAGACGATTACGTTGTTGCAACAGAGGAAGCACATACAGTGGAAGAGTTTCTTGAGGTGTCATTTGGGTACTTGGGACTCAATTGGAGAGACCATGTTGAGATTGACCAGAGGTACTTTAGGCCAGCTGAAGTGGATAACCTCAAAGGAGATGCTAGCAAGGCAAAGGAAGTGTTGGGGTGGACACCACAAGTAGGGTTTGAGAAGCTTGTGAAGATGATGGTTGATGAAGATCTTGAGCTTGCTAAGAGGGAGAAAGTGCTTGCTGATGCTGGTTACATGGATGCTCAGCAGCAACCTTGA